A section of the Candidatus Poribacteria bacterium genome encodes:
- a CDS encoding tetratricopeptide repeat protein has protein sequence MKQFRTYPNYANYLMNNNQTFYELEEAIRGNPEDAVSYINRAVHYMWQKEFEKSVADYGKAIELSPENTEIYMYRAEIYYIIGDFDSAIADYDEVIRLDAGHVSAYRWRGSAYDVKGDFDSAIADYGEAIRLDPEDSYGYIGRAAVYQGIEAYDKAIADYTEAIRIDPEDSDAYHNRGQGYEGKGDYDKAIADYTEAIRIVSDYEAYYYQSRGNIYYQIGEYDKAIADYTEVIQGAILLDYGNGFSYQSRGDAYYQKGEYDKAMADYDEAIRLDSQYAAVYQRRGRVYRGHVYEGIGDYDRAIKGYDEVIRLNTNVAMEVYLNRGSLYLEIGDYSAALEDFDTAVRVCPNYETDFNNFEFVFRGKGVVEQAIQLLESIIKDLSDSDADYHYYIGVQLLFRNDERAAEKAFQRALKLGYENRPKIGRHLENLKHRK, from the coding sequence ATGAAACAATTCAGAACCTATCCGAATTACGCAAATTACTTAATGAATAACAATCAAACTTTTTATGAGTTGGAGGAAGCGATCCGAGGCAATCCAGAAGATGCTGTAAGTTACATCAACAGGGCGGTTCATTACATGTGGCAAAAGGAATTTGAAAAGTCGGTAGCCGACTACGGCAAAGCGATCGAACTCAGCCCTGAAAACACCGAAATCTATATGTATAGGGCAGAAATCTACTATATCATAGGCGACTTTGACAGTGCTATTGCTGATTACGATGAAGTCATCCGTCTTGACGCTGGGCATGTTAGCGCCTATCGTTGGCGGGGATCCGCTTACGATGTAAAAGGCGATTTTGACAGTGCCATTGCTGACTACGGTGAAGCTATCCGTCTTGATCCTGAAGATTCGTATGGATATATAGGCAGGGCTGCTGTCTACCAAGGAATAGAGGCGTATGATAAGGCGATAGCGGACTATACTGAAGCCATTCGCATTGATCCTGAGGATTCTGACGCTTACCATAACAGAGGACAGGGCTACGAGGGAAAAGGGGATTATGATAAGGCGATAGCGGACTACACTGAAGCCATTCGCATTGTTTCCGATTATGAGGCATACTACTACCAGAGCAGAGGGAATATCTATTACCAAATAGGTGAATATGATAAGGCGATAGCGGACTACACTGAAGTCATCCAAGGAGCTATCCTTCTTGATTATGGGAATGGTTTCTCATACCAGAGCAGAGGCGATGCCTATTACCAAAAAGGCGAATATGATAAGGCGATGGCGGACTACGATGAAGCCATCCGTCTTGATTCGCAATATGCCGCTGTCTATCAGCGTAGAGGACGTGTTTATAGAGGGCATGTTTATGAGGGAATAGGGGATTATGATAGAGCGATTAAGGGGTATGATGAAGTTATCAGACTCAACACCAATGTTGCTATGGAGGTTTATCTCAATAGAGGGAGTTTATACCTTGAAATAGGCGATTATAGTGCAGCTCTTGAAGATTTCGACACTGCTGTCAGGGTCTGTCCTAATTATGAGACTGATTTCAATAATTTTGAATTCGTATTCAGAGGAAAGGGCGTGGTTGAACAAGCTATCCAACTATTAGAGAGCATCATTAAGGATCTCTCCGACAGTGATGCAGATTACCACTATTACATTGGTGTACAATTGCTCTTCAGGAACGATGAACGAGCCGCCGAGAAAGCTTTCCAGAGAGCCTTGAAATTGGGGTATGAGAACCGACCAAAGATTGGTCGACATCTTGAGAATCTA
- a CDS encoding LamG domain-containing protein: protein MEAVMKPKRLNWWAFRTGFALLCTFILIIGVEAQVVTDGLVSYYTLDKNDIVGDTVKDLIGGKDGTIVGEPESIEGHLGDALNFGGKPDCVELPIIFNIGEKPASYEAWFLKTPNSRIGWQYILTNKTNFFDHFFRLGFNQNTGQLRYYTEQANNIRKAWVTDEDYADGKWHHVVATREGDKAQVYVDSVLVKEEEAMSGNLGGGETNWNIAQDGNTDGYLIGAVDEVRIYKKVLTVEEIKQNFESQGLAVQPTGKLSLTWGRIKAAQSYR, encoded by the coding sequence ATGGAGGCTGTCATGAAACCGAAACGTTTAAATTGGTGGGCATTTCGAACCGGTTTTGCCCTCCTCTGTACTTTCATCTTAATTATTGGGGTGGAAGCTCAAGTTGTTACGGACGGCTTAGTGAGTTATTACACGCTTGACAAAAACGACATCGTCGGCGATACCGTTAAAGATCTCATTGGCGGCAAGGATGGAACAATCGTCGGTGAGCCGGAGTCCATCGAAGGTCATCTCGGAGACGCACTCAATTTTGGCGGAAAACCGGATTGTGTGGAGTTGCCGATCATTTTCAATATCGGAGAGAAACCAGCGTCGTATGAAGCGTGGTTTTTGAAAACCCCTAACAGTCGCATCGGTTGGCAATATATCCTGACAAACAAAACGAATTTCTTCGATCATTTCTTTCGGTTGGGCTTTAATCAGAATACCGGACAACTCCGATACTATACTGAACAAGCAAACAACATCAGAAAAGCGTGGGTAACCGATGAGGATTACGCCGATGGCAAATGGCACCATGTAGTGGCGACGCGCGAAGGGGATAAGGCACAGGTGTATGTCGATAGCGTCCTCGTCAAAGAGGAGGAGGCAATGTCCGGCAATCTAGGCGGCGGTGAGACGAACTGGAACATCGCTCAAGATGGTAATACCGATGGGTACTTGATAGGTGCAGTGGACGAAGTGCGCATCTACAAGAAAGTACTAACCGTGGAAGAAATCAAGCAGAACTTCGAGTCACAGGGCTTAGCGGTTCAGCCTACTGGGAAGTTGAGTCTCACCTGGGGGCGGATTAAAGCCGCGCAATCTTATCGTTAA
- a CDS encoding phytanoyl-CoA dioxygenase family protein → MKVDPQQLIDDGYIVLQQVVPPEQLEELRTSFETLVEKQKVIWARERKPDEKPGGVWTTSAQPRVFFDEVVDAATANTVEFCLHENTLGVSQQLMRAPDAAITLMALMCNPVQDHGPASWHRDIDPTVQAPLKGMQMDYVKNGPGYVQWNIPLYDDNVFWLVPRSYCRPNTPAEHQHLLTRSQEPMPGGIPIELSAGDGVVYSHMGLHWGSNYSTKLRRTVHLGYRAFGGDSYPIVDHFYWNLEFTRHLPAKARTQFKHFFQLQQQQSDVIEATFHAIRNKDADGFRSGVAKLHPGEEERMVAVVFLSKLADKVRKLKDPEISKLSIEERIGAISAHRLNFHLYEDFADRFSAEAAEDIWKRFSTLYEKIETEIAQSVSDRTSRVRRYELTDMPVNFEVEDFIRSW, encoded by the coding sequence ATGAAAGTAGATCCGCAACAACTCATTGATGATGGCTATATCGTGCTACAACAAGTCGTTCCACCGGAGCAGCTGGAAGAACTGAGAACGAGTTTTGAAACCCTCGTTGAGAAGCAAAAGGTCATCTGGGCACGGGAACGGAAACCGGACGAGAAACCCGGAGGCGTTTGGACAACCAGCGCACAACCGCGAGTGTTTTTCGATGAGGTCGTTGACGCAGCAACAGCGAATACCGTCGAATTTTGTCTGCATGAGAATACCCTCGGTGTGAGTCAGCAACTCATGCGAGCCCCCGACGCTGCGATCACACTAATGGCACTCATGTGCAATCCTGTGCAAGATCACGGTCCCGCCAGTTGGCACCGAGATATTGATCCCACGGTCCAGGCACCGCTCAAGGGCATGCAGATGGATTATGTTAAAAACGGACCGGGATACGTCCAATGGAATATCCCGCTTTACGACGATAACGTGTTCTGGCTCGTGCCGAGAAGCTACTGCCGCCCAAACACACCAGCGGAACACCAACACCTCTTGACACGCTCACAGGAACCCATGCCGGGCGGGATTCCAATCGAACTCTCAGCAGGCGATGGGGTCGTCTATAGTCACATGGGCTTGCATTGGGGCAGCAACTATAGCACAAAATTGCGACGGACGGTTCACCTCGGCTATCGTGCCTTCGGTGGCGATTCGTATCCGATCGTTGACCATTTTTATTGGAATCTGGAATTCACACGGCACCTTCCCGCCAAGGCTCGCACCCAATTTAAACATTTCTTCCAACTTCAGCAGCAGCAGAGCGATGTGATTGAAGCAACATTTCACGCCATCCGCAACAAGGATGCTGACGGTTTTCGGAGTGGCGTGGCGAAACTGCATCCGGGTGAAGAGGAACGCATGGTCGCGGTCGTATTCCTCTCAAAGTTGGCGGATAAAGTCCGCAAACTCAAAGACCCCGAAATCAGCAAACTTTCGATTGAAGAGCGCATCGGCGCAATCTCTGCCCACCGACTCAACTTCCATCTTTATGAGGATTTCGCAGATCGTTTTTCTGCCGAAGCCGCCGAAGATATCTGGAAACGGTTCTCCACGCTCTACGAGAAAATTGAGACAGAAATTGCCCAATCTGTTTCCGACAGAACATCGCGCGTCAGGCGCTATGAACTGACGGACATGCCAGTGAATTTCGAGGTAGAGGACTTCATTCGGAGCTGGTAG
- a CDS encoding phytanoyl-CoA dioxygenase family protein: MKPADYAFFKENGYVSLGKILNDAEVAHFVHTFDRDRTEVEDHWYRIGHYQTVNCDALLTSPEFDTVIRHPIVMDCLHTLMGNAPCFSEVCIRHMAPYEGELNRGWHRDGPRHWLEHPLRVGFIQLMLYLTDVDETTHCFSLSPESVDAEILETDAQLERGGIVDLYGPAGTAILFNIGVLHTATTRPTYEERKTVQVYYGHPNRRYLSEDSLIPVELWRDHPDPEVRAFYGVLNNKTRDYLECTASTGELPFEDTLVLLRELDVKHRKR, from the coding sequence ATGAAGCCAGCAGATTATGCGTTTTTTAAGGAAAACGGCTATGTCTCACTTGGTAAGATTCTGAATGATGCCGAGGTTGCGCATTTCGTTCATACCTTTGACCGGGATCGCACTGAAGTTGAGGATCACTGGTACCGTATTGGGCATTACCAGACCGTGAATTGCGATGCCCTTCTGACCTCACCTGAATTCGACACTGTGATTCGGCATCCGATCGTCATGGATTGCCTCCACACACTGATGGGCAATGCGCCTTGCTTTTCAGAAGTCTGCATCCGGCACATGGCACCCTACGAGGGTGAGCTGAATCGCGGCTGGCATCGAGATGGACCGAGGCACTGGCTTGAACACCCGTTGCGCGTCGGGTTCATACAGTTGATGTTGTATCTGACCGATGTGGATGAAACGACACACTGTTTCTCCTTATCACCGGAATCGGTGGACGCTGAAATTCTCGAAACGGATGCGCAGTTGGAACGCGGGGGCATTGTCGATCTGTACGGTCCCGCCGGGACGGCGATACTCTTCAACATCGGTGTTTTACATACCGCTACGACCCGTCCGACGTATGAAGAGCGCAAGACGGTGCAAGTCTATTACGGACATCCGAACCGTCGGTACTTGAGCGAGGATTCGTTGATACCTGTTGAATTGTGGCGAGACCATCCCGATCCTGAGGTGCGTGCCTTTTATGGTGTGCTCAATAACAAGACGCGCGATTACCTCGAATGTACGGCTTCAACCGGTGAACTGCCGTTTGAGGATACGTTGGTGCTCCTTCGTGAATTGGATGTCAAGCACCGCAAGCGGTAG
- a CDS encoding Gfo/Idh/MocA family oxidoreductase, whose product MSMSLPKKEKKMTTYRAGVIGLGRMGSTFDDEITQGGSIFLPYCHGPTYHAAPNVELAAGADLHAEQAAIFGERWGLSSEHIYSDYREMLEKENLDIVSVCTTARIRSTIVQDVARSSVRAIWAEKPISLSLAEADEMVGTCRAEGVALAINCARRWNPFFSEARKLIDEGEIGDVLQVTVYAQCGLSHNGSHAIDILRYMAGGNVEWVFGEMESDEIAAGESDPQGNGYLVFDNGVRAYLRSTSCGAAPWEVDVIGTTGRIRSVNNAETFELIRVIPGGRRGRGVPAQCPFPIPVRMQGMGLTIVEDLINAIENGTSPKCSGEDGRAALEVAVALRESHRRGGVKVELPVEDRSLQILSSEIQNDDTPARIRRLQANR is encoded by the coding sequence GTGAGCATGTCGCTACCGAAAAAGGAGAAAAAGATGACAACGTATCGAGCAGGTGTAATCGGTTTGGGACGTATGGGAAGCACTTTTGACGACGAAATCACACAGGGCGGATCGATCTTTCTGCCCTATTGCCACGGTCCAACCTATCACGCCGCACCGAATGTGGAACTGGCGGCCGGTGCTGATCTACATGCCGAACAGGCAGCGATCTTTGGTGAACGGTGGGGACTCAGTTCTGAACACATTTACAGCGATTACCGTGAAATGCTGGAGAAGGAAAATCTGGACATTGTGAGTGTTTGCACGACGGCACGGATACGGTCAACCATCGTGCAAGATGTGGCGCGCTCGAGTGTCAGAGCGATCTGGGCAGAAAAACCGATCTCGCTGAGTCTCGCTGAGGCAGATGAAATGGTGGGGACCTGTCGAGCAGAAGGTGTCGCACTGGCGATCAACTGTGCGCGCCGCTGGAATCCTTTCTTTAGCGAAGCCCGAAAACTCATTGACGAAGGCGAAATCGGTGATGTGCTTCAGGTGACAGTCTATGCACAGTGTGGACTCTCGCATAACGGCAGCCACGCCATTGATATTCTACGCTACATGGCAGGCGGAAACGTGGAGTGGGTCTTCGGTGAGATGGAGTCCGATGAAATCGCTGCTGGTGAAAGTGACCCGCAGGGAAACGGCTACCTCGTTTTTGATAACGGTGTGCGTGCGTATCTGCGAAGTACATCGTGTGGGGCGGCACCGTGGGAGGTGGATGTCATCGGCACGACCGGACGTATCCGTTCCGTCAACAATGCCGAAACGTTCGAGTTGATTCGTGTAATTCCCGGCGGACGGCGCGGACGCGGCGTGCCTGCTCAGTGTCCGTTCCCGATTCCCGTGCGGATGCAGGGGATGGGGCTGACGATCGTTGAAGATCTCATTAACGCCATTGAGAACGGGACTTCTCCGAAATGCTCCGGAGAAGATGGACGCGCTGCGTTAGAGGTAGCGGTCGCACTTCGCGAATCGCATCGCCGTGGCGGCGTAAAAGTTGAACTACCGGTCGAGGATCGTAGTCTTCAGATTCTCTCCTCAGAGATTCAGAACGACGATACGCCCGCCCGAATTCGGAGATTACAAGCGAATCGATAG
- a CDS encoding NUDIX domain-containing protein, translating to MRVNDVVEKVTAFIVRERGGVKELLVFKHPTAGVQIPAGTVEEGEDIETAVKREAYEETGLQLVEIENYLGCFENELAKNERIIAETTQVYIAPNLTAIPYKRKLPKGLTVDYFSTQKDLTHISYIEYEYDKFHKPIRIDTHITGWVPNENLSAQKKRHFFHLSTQKETADAWELQSDLGHIFKPYWTPLSPKPKIISPQDKWLDFVYKKI from the coding sequence ATGAGAGTGAATGACGTTGTTGAAAAGGTTACGGCATTTATCGTTCGTGAGCGGGGTGGTGTCAAGGAATTACTCGTGTTTAAGCATCCGACTGCGGGTGTTCAAATCCCGGCAGGTACTGTTGAAGAGGGCGAGGATATTGAAACCGCTGTAAAGCGAGAGGCTTATGAGGAAACCGGTTTACAACTTGTAGAGATTGAAAACTATCTGGGTTGTTTTGAGAATGAGTTAGCGAAAAATGAGAGAATAATAGCAGAGACAACACAGGTTTATATCGCGCCCAACTTAACTGCAATTCCCTACAAGCGAAAACTCCCTAAGGGGCTTACCGTTGATTACTTTTCCACACAAAAGGATCTTACGCACATTTCGTACATTGAGTATGAATATGACAAATTCCATAAACCCATACGTATTGACACTCACATTACAGGATGGGTCCCGAATGAAAACTTAAGTGCGCAGAAGAAAAGACATTTTTTCCATCTGTCCACGCAAAAGGAAACAGCGGATGCGTGGGAATTGCAGAGCGATCTGGGGCACATTTTCAAACCATATTGGACACCGCTTTCGCCAAAACCCAAAATTATATCGCCACAAGACAAATGGCTGGATTTCGTCTATAAGAAAATCTGA
- a CDS encoding MFS transporter — protein sequence MWSRGFIFLCAIVFAVGLVTGPVQMLFPVYAETILEETALFAALLRALPIGLGGLSALIGGTLSDRFGRKPTILIGMTGAVVIGGLFTTQTPLFLWGILCYEGIASGFKTAGGQSYLISAVPSNRLGWATGWYFISMTVGSAVGSAIAGEVIDRTDYSVFGTGAVILAGVLFVGACLFLPRLAGQPSAESQQKEGGIWKSALNVPAYLDLSRRREMRMLIGLRVFPTYYWGSVNLLMPILIERIAGVKATGYYGAISLLFAFGCQLAVGRICDAIGHRTPALVTNALVTLLAFGVAFFHDSLIALEVFGVLGAGAAWGLSTTIPRFINEFTEPHEKGHGVGLTHLAWSTGFLLGYVASGFLINFSVQIPFIVAGIFLIFSTGIAYKLFNDSNQGRNG from the coding sequence ATGTGGAGTCGCGGTTTTATTTTTCTTTGTGCCATCGTGTTTGCTGTCGGTCTGGTAACGGGACCGGTGCAGATGCTGTTTCCTGTCTACGCGGAAACGATTTTAGAAGAGACGGCACTGTTTGCGGCATTGTTGCGCGCACTGCCTATCGGGTTAGGTGGACTCTCGGCACTGATCGGTGGAACACTTAGCGATCGGTTTGGACGGAAACCAACGATACTCATCGGGATGACAGGGGCGGTGGTGATAGGTGGACTTTTTACGACACAGACGCCGCTGTTTCTTTGGGGCATCCTCTGTTATGAAGGCATCGCGTCTGGGTTCAAGACTGCGGGTGGACAGAGTTACCTCATCAGTGCCGTGCCTTCGAATCGGTTGGGCTGGGCGACAGGGTGGTATTTTATCAGTATGACCGTTGGGAGTGCGGTTGGTAGTGCTATCGCTGGTGAGGTGATTGATCGGACCGATTATAGTGTTTTTGGCACGGGTGCGGTGATTTTAGCAGGTGTGCTGTTTGTAGGGGCGTGTCTCTTTTTGCCACGGTTAGCGGGGCAGCCGTCTGCCGAGAGCCAACAGAAGGAAGGCGGGATATGGAAGTCAGCCCTTAACGTTCCGGCATACTTGGACCTGAGTCGGCGACGGGAGATGCGGATGCTCATCGGTTTACGGGTGTTCCCGACCTACTATTGGGGATCCGTGAACCTGCTGATGCCGATTTTGATTGAGCGTATTGCTGGGGTAAAGGCGACAGGCTATTACGGTGCAATCAGTCTGTTGTTCGCTTTTGGGTGCCAATTGGCTGTTGGGAGAATATGTGATGCGATTGGGCATCGCACGCCTGCCCTCGTGACGAATGCGCTGGTTACACTCCTCGCTTTTGGCGTGGCGTTCTTCCACGATTCTTTAATCGCGTTGGAAGTGTTCGGGGTCCTCGGCGCAGGCGCGGCGTGGGGACTTTCAACGACGATCCCGCGGTTTATCAACGAATTCACCGAGCCGCATGAGAAGGGGCACGGGGTCGGTCTCACACATTTGGCATGGAGCACCGGATTCCTTCTCGGCTATGTCGCAAGCGGTTTTTTGATTAATTTTTCTGTTCAGATTCCATTTATTGTGGCGGGAATTTTCCTGATTTTTTCAACTGGTATTGCCTATAAACTTTTTAACGATTCAAACCAAGGAAGGAATGGATAA
- a CDS encoding ATP-binding protein, with translation MERIKLTSLGQITEADISFGDLTVFVGEQASGKSILLQLVKLILDAGDITRTLKKHGFDWQKTVDNFLSLYFGEGMQTIWNEDETRVTVDKVDFTPRKALAKRKKDENLFLIPAHRVITLKDGWPRAFTDYATSDPYVVKEFSEELRLLMEKGLGSGGRAIFPQEGRMNKTLRDAIGKSIFGDAEIRLDRSGLRKRIVLDIAGTQLPFMTWSTGQREFAPLLLGLYWLMPSGKVQKKDNINWVIIEEPEMGLHPQAISALLLIFLELLRRGYKVIVSTHSSQILELIWAIRFIAKSKTAPARLRQLLDLKSSAYSRDLTETILDEKTFKTYYFSRQKNVVNVKDISTLDAEDPDEAVSDWGGLTLFSTKSADVVTEAVSESDL, from the coding sequence ATGGAACGTATTAAACTAACTTCGTTGGGACAAATCACAGAAGCCGACATCTCCTTTGGGGATCTAACAGTGTTTGTGGGGGAACAAGCGAGTGGAAAGAGTATTCTGCTCCAACTTGTGAAGTTAATTTTAGACGCTGGCGATATCACGCGAACTCTCAAAAAACACGGTTTTGACTGGCAGAAAACAGTTGATAATTTTTTGTCCCTTTATTTCGGTGAGGGGATGCAAACAATTTGGAACGAGGATGAGACGAGAGTCACCGTTGATAAAGTAGATTTTACACCCCGAAAGGCGTTAGCAAAGCGAAAGAAAGATGAGAACCTTTTTCTGATACCAGCACATCGAGTTATAACGCTGAAAGATGGATGGCCACGTGCATTTACAGACTATGCTACAAGCGATCCGTATGTAGTTAAGGAGTTCAGCGAGGAATTGCGCTTATTGATGGAAAAAGGTTTAGGTTCAGGGGGAAGGGCTATATTTCCACAGGAAGGTCGCATGAATAAAACACTCCGAGACGCGATCGGAAAAAGCATCTTTGGAGACGCTGAAATTAGATTGGATAGGTCCGGATTACGTAAACGCATCGTCTTAGATATTGCAGGCACTCAACTCCCATTCATGACTTGGTCAACTGGGCAGAGAGAATTCGCGCCTCTCCTATTGGGGCTGTATTGGTTAATGCCTTCTGGGAAAGTACAAAAAAAAGATAACATCAACTGGGTTATCATTGAAGAACCAGAAATGGGCTTACATCCCCAAGCGATCTCAGCATTACTTCTTATTTTTTTAGAGCTTTTAAGACGAGGCTACAAAGTCATCGTTTCTACGCATTCATCGCAAATCTTAGAACTGATCTGGGCAATTCGATTCATTGCTAAATCAAAAACTGCGCCTGCACGTTTAAGACAGCTATTGGATTTGAAATCAAGTGCCTACTCCAGAGACCTCACGGAGACAATCTTGGATGAAAAAACATTTAAAACTTATTATTTCTCTCGACAAAAGAATGTTGTGAACGTCAAAGACATTTCAACGTTAGATGCTGAGGACCCCGATGAAGCAGTATCAGATTGGGGAGGTCTTACACTATTTAGCACTAAATCTGCGGATGTTGTCACAGAAGCTGTGTCGGAGAGTGATTTGTGA
- a CDS encoding phytanoyl-CoA dioxygenase family protein, with translation MLIRGEDSAINLPSTLTEEEKWHYDLFGYLVLRQVVSPAEVERMLEIANGWFAAPETVPEPVNVTQDEYSGVLNNVQYGDRIFERLSLNEKVLRIVMGLMWNRPRLFNCALVLQKQRPISDGEKERLHRDTSGFDFPDGFHNPHNDYQAGNGQIYSNFVNTAITLVDVPKDNGFMCIPGTHKSRIKFPTTLDIDNEWAPAITFELKAGDCLIFSPRLMHGAKFWKVNSPRRVVFNRYQFSFYFNENYNLPIEAHRHCISDDAYELESIQRGEKGFAKRILKKLENGEALC, from the coding sequence ATGCTAATTCGCGGTGAAGATAGCGCGATCAACCTCCCCTCCACGCTAACGGAAGAGGAGAAGTGGCATTACGATCTGTTTGGCTACTTAGTACTTCGGCAGGTGGTATCGCCAGCAGAGGTTGAACGGATGCTTGAGATAGCAAATGGATGGTTTGCTGCTCCCGAAACTGTGCCTGAACCGGTGAATGTCACCCAAGACGAATACAGTGGTGTACTGAACAACGTGCAGTACGGCGACCGAATTTTCGAGCGGTTATCCCTCAATGAGAAGGTCTTACGGATTGTGATGGGCTTGATGTGGAACCGTCCAAGGCTCTTCAATTGCGCGCTCGTCTTGCAGAAGCAACGCCCCATCTCTGACGGTGAAAAGGAGCGACTGCATCGCGATACCAGTGGCTTCGACTTTCCCGATGGATTCCATAATCCGCACAACGATTACCAAGCCGGGAACGGACAGATCTATAGCAACTTCGTCAACACCGCTATAACGCTTGTCGATGTGCCGAAGGACAACGGTTTCATGTGTATCCCGGGCACGCACAAATCACGCATCAAATTTCCTACGACGCTCGATATTGACAATGAGTGGGCACCGGCGATTACGTTTGAATTGAAGGCAGGAGACTGCCTGATTTTTTCACCGCGCCTGATGCATGGTGCAAAATTTTGGAAGGTCAATTCCCCGCGTCGGGTTGTCTTCAATCGGTATCAATTCAGTTTCTATTTCAATGAGAACTATAACCTCCCAATAGAAGCGCACCGACACTGTATCTCTGACGATGCGTACGAATTGGAATCGATCCAGCGAGGTGAAAAGGGGTTTGCCAAACGGATCCTCAAAAAGTTGGAGAACGGAGAGGCATTATGTTGA
- a CDS encoding HAD-IA family hydrolase, giving the protein MIKAVFFDFYKTLCVWGQPLEASLEKIAERYQFEIDWERYATARENLYADASGSDPTEHSLLGTMREIIESYYEFIRALGVQEHVEQMTWELLQSEHSLFAASNATLYDDTVPTLQLLRDSGFKLAIVSNWDTPLDPLTERLGIAHYFDIIVASHDARVRSSKPDSHIFNYTLAAIGVSAAEAVHVGDTYEADIIGAKNAGIRPILIDRDGTQTDRWDETIQNLSELRKLLNE; this is encoded by the coding sequence ATGATAAAGGCAGTTTTCTTTGATTTTTATAAGACGCTGTGCGTTTGGGGGCAGCCGCTTGAGGCGAGCCTCGAAAAAATTGCAGAACGGTACCAGTTTGAAATTGACTGGGAACGTTATGCAACGGCACGCGAGAATCTTTACGCCGATGCGTCGGGATCGGATCCTACGGAACATTCCCTTCTTGGAACAATGCGAGAGATCATTGAGAGTTATTATGAATTTATAAGGGCACTTGGGGTTCAAGAACATGTAGAACAGATGACATGGGAACTGTTGCAATCCGAACACTCGCTTTTTGCGGCGAGCAACGCTACGCTCTATGATGATACCGTTCCAACGCTTCAGCTTTTGCGGGATTCGGGTTTCAAGTTAGCGATTGTTTCCAATTGGGATACGCCGTTGGACCCACTTACTGAGAGACTCGGCATTGCGCACTATTTCGATATAATTGTTGCCTCACACGATGCACGCGTCCGATCCTCAAAACCGGATTCGCATATCTTCAACTACACACTTGCAGCAATCGGGGTTTCAGCAGCAGAAGCGGTTCATGTTGGGGATACTTACGAAGCGGACATCATTGGGGCAAAAAATGCGGGAATCCGTCCGATACTGATTGACCGAGACGGCACCCAGACCGACAGATGGGATGAAACAATTCAGAACCTATCCGAATTACGCAAATTACTTAATGAATAA
- the queC gene encoding 7-cyano-7-deazaguanine synthase QueC — protein MPKKAVVLLSGGLDSTTTLAIARDEGCDAYCMSFRYGQRHAVELQCAKNIAKVFGARQHIVVDVDLRTFGASALTETDIDVPKDRSDAEMGDGIPITYVPARNTIFLSYALAYAEVLVADTIFIGANAIDYSGYPDCRPEYIEAYQTMANLATQAGVEGKTKLRIRTPLMDKTKAEIIQIGTALGVDYSLTLSCYDPDTEGRACGGCDSCLLRRRGFKEVGIPDPTRYIHNSIL, from the coding sequence GTGCCTAAAAAAGCAGTCGTTTTACTCAGTGGCGGCTTGGATTCAACAACGACGCTCGCTATCGCACGCGATGAAGGTTGCGATGCATATTGCATGAGTTTCCGATATGGTCAACGACACGCGGTGGAGCTACAGTGTGCGAAAAATATCGCAAAGGTATTCGGTGCTAGACAACATATCGTCGTTGACGTTGATCTGCGGACTTTTGGGGCATCCGCATTGACGGAAACCGATATTGACGTCCCAAAGGACAGATCTGATGCGGAGATGGGAGATGGCATACCGATAACCTACGTCCCTGCCCGAAACACAATTTTTCTCTCCTACGCCCTCGCTTATGCGGAAGTCCTCGTTGCTGACACTATTTTTATCGGAGCTAACGCTATCGATTACAGCGGCTATCCGGATTGTCGTCCAGAATACATAGAGGCATATCAAACGATGGCAAACCTCGCGACACAAGCCGGCGTTGAAGGTAAAACGAAACTGAGAATTCGCACCCCACTTATGGACAAAACGAAGGCAGAGATTATTCAAATTGGCACGGCACTTGGTGTCGATTACAGTCTCACTTTAAGTTGCTACGATCCAGATACCGAAGGCAGGGCATGTGGTGGATGTGATAGTTGCCTGCTCCGAAGGAGAGGCTTTAAAGAGGTAGGTATTCCCGATCCGACCCGCTACATTCACAACTCAATACTGTAG